The following proteins are encoded in a genomic region of Acidimicrobiales bacterium:
- a CDS encoding ECF transporter S component — translation MKDRPRRERGRLVAVYGLVVLVGAGAFLYPFWLPRDAIPANAHAGDAPLVAAVIGVLVVVAVTLELRRGTMNGAAVAVLGVLSATAGLLRLVDLPGGGSGIFFLVVLAGAALGPRFGMLLGLCAMATSALITGGIGPWLPFQMLALGWMGGSAGLAGRATRHLPPRAEVAVLGAFGWAWGFAFGAIMNLWFWPFAVGDGPLSWEPGLSFGATLSRYWTFYVATSLAWDAAASATNAVVIVVAGRQLLASLRRVAGRLDPIVELLDDGPLEAGRAGGALSIEGASAG, via the coding sequence GTGAAGGATCGCCCCCGGCGCGAACGCGGCCGGCTGGTCGCCGTCTACGGCCTCGTCGTTCTGGTCGGCGCAGGCGCCTTCCTGTACCCCTTCTGGCTCCCGCGAGACGCCATCCCCGCCAACGCCCACGCCGGCGACGCGCCGCTGGTGGCGGCCGTGATCGGCGTGCTGGTCGTGGTCGCAGTCACCCTGGAGCTGCGGCGCGGCACGATGAACGGCGCCGCTGTCGCCGTGCTCGGTGTCCTCAGCGCAACGGCCGGGCTGCTCCGGCTGGTGGACCTGCCGGGCGGCGGGAGCGGGATCTTCTTCCTCGTGGTACTCGCCGGCGCCGCTCTCGGGCCTCGCTTCGGGATGCTGCTCGGACTGTGCGCCATGGCGACGTCGGCCCTCATCACCGGGGGGATCGGCCCGTGGCTTCCGTTCCAGATGCTCGCACTCGGGTGGATGGGGGGCAGCGCCGGCCTGGCCGGCCGTGCGACCCGCCACCTGCCGCCGCGTGCCGAGGTGGCCGTGCTCGGGGCGTTCGGCTGGGCCTGGGGTTTCGCCTTCGGCGCCATCATGAACCTGTGGTTCTGGCCCTTCGCGGTCGGCGACGGGCCGCTGTCATGGGAGCCGGGTCTGTCGTTCGGGGCCACCCTGTCGAGGTACTGGACCTTCTACGTGGCGACCTCGCTGGCCTGGGACGCGGCTGCCTCTGCGACGAACGCCGTGGTCATCGTCGTGGCGGGCCGGCAGCTGCTGGCGTCGCTCCGGCGGGTGGCGGGCCGGCTCGATCCGATCGTCGAGCTGCTCGACGACGGGCCACTCGAGGCCGGACGCGCCGGAGGCGCCCTCTCCATCGAGGGCGCCTCCGCAGGCTGA
- a CDS encoding prenyltransferase/squalene oxidase repeat-containing protein, which produces MSRRPSAVIGIVLGALALALFAPASLPVPAIRPAGAATASLDLARAAAFLRANQQPDGGFETAGFPGFETPDAVLALAEAAQATSSWNTASGRAAVAAAVHDGRSPLDYVDDLAETTTSAGQAAKLIVLVAAPLGLPPATFDPQGDAATDLVARMDAGRNVNGSFGPPGTLNATLYAAIAHPLIGRSVPPATQSLILAAQQANGGWSFSGDATGGEIDVDTTGLALQALAAAGVDPHTSAVRRAVAFLASNQLATGGWPAFDAEDPNATAVAVLGLTAVGEKVDTCWPGAGGVLAARQAADGHVAGPNDAFGVNTFATSQAVQAAGRRWLPVSRRPAYCPDDGYRLVAADGGVFAVRAPYFGSMGGVRVNRPMVWMATTPGGQGYWLVASDGGVFAFGDAHFAGSTGGLPLNQPIVGMAATPSGGGYWLVARDGGVFAFGDARYLGSTGALTLNKPVTGIGPTPSGRGYWLVAADGGVFAFGDARFLGSSAPTGALTSVVGIRAGRRADGYVYADAEGRAVSQGAGSSAPSERLPLNAPIVGISG; this is translated from the coding sequence ATGTCCCGCCGTCCTTCCGCCGTCATCGGCATCGTCCTCGGCGCGCTCGCGCTCGCCCTCTTCGCGCCCGCCTCGCTCCCGGTGCCCGCCATCCGGCCCGCCGGGGCGGCGACGGCGTCTCTCGATCTCGCCCGGGCGGCCGCCTTCCTGCGGGCGAACCAGCAACCCGACGGCGGGTTCGAGACCGCCGGCTTCCCCGGCTTCGAGACCCCCGACGCCGTCCTGGCCCTCGCCGAGGCGGCCCAGGCCACGTCGTCATGGAACACGGCCTCGGGCCGTGCCGCCGTCGCCGCCGCCGTCCACGACGGCCGCTCCCCGCTCGACTACGTCGACGACCTCGCCGAGACCACCACCTCGGCCGGGCAGGCGGCCAAGCTCATCGTCCTCGTCGCCGCGCCGCTCGGCCTCCCGCCCGCCACCTTCGATCCGCAGGGCGACGCGGCGACCGACCTCGTCGCCAGGATGGATGCCGGCCGCAACGTCAACGGGTCGTTCGGACCGCCCGGCACCCTCAACGCCACCCTCTACGCCGCCATCGCCCATCCCCTGATCGGCCGCTCGGTGCCACCCGCCACCCAGAGCCTGATCCTCGCCGCCCAGCAGGCCAACGGCGGATGGAGCTTCTCGGGAGATGCGACGGGCGGCGAGATCGATGTCGACACGACCGGGCTGGCGCTGCAAGCCCTCGCGGCCGCCGGAGTCGACCCCCACACCAGCGCCGTGCGCCGGGCCGTGGCCTTCCTCGCCTCCAACCAGCTGGCGACCGGAGGGTGGCCGGCCTTCGACGCCGAGGATCCCAACGCCACCGCCGTGGCCGTCCTCGGGCTGACCGCGGTGGGCGAGAAGGTGGACACGTGCTGGCCGGGTGCGGGCGGCGTTCTCGCCGCCCGCCAGGCCGCCGACGGCCACGTGGCCGGTCCCAACGACGCCTTCGGCGTCAACACCTTCGCCACGTCGCAGGCCGTTCAGGCCGCGGGCCGTCGCTGGCTCCCCGTGTCGAGGCGCCCGGCCTACTGCCCGGACGACGGCTACCGCCTGGTGGCGGCCGACGGCGGCGTGTTCGCCGTGCGCGCCCCGTACTTCGGCTCGATGGGCGGCGTGCGGGTCAACCGTCCGATGGTCTGGATGGCCACGACGCCAGGGGGCCAGGGGTACTGGCTGGTGGCGTCGGACGGCGGCGTGTTCGCGTTCGGCGACGCCCACTTCGCCGGGTCCACCGGCGGCCTCCCGCTGAATCAACCCATCGTCGGGATGGCGGCCACGCCGTCCGGCGGGGGGTACTGGCTGGTGGCGCGCGACGGGGGCGTGTTCGCCTTCGGCGACGCCCGCTACCTCGGGTCCACCGGCGCCCTGACGTTGAACAAGCCGGTGACGGGGATCGGTCCGACACCCTCCGGCCGCGGCTACTGGCTCGTCGCCGCCGACGGCGGAGTGTTCGCCTTCGGCGACGCCCGCTTCCTCGGGTCGTCCGCCCCGACCGGCGCCCTCACGAGCGTCGTGGGCATCCGGGCCGGCCGGCGGGCCGACGGCTACGTCTACGCCGACGCCGAGGGGCGAGCAGTCTCCCAGGGCGCCGGCTCGTCGGCCCCGTCCGAGCGGCTGCCGCTCAACGCGCCCATCGTCGGGATCTCCGGCTAG
- a CDS encoding ATP-binding cassette domain-containing protein: MSTAQPAIDYRGVGFAYPGGEPVLSGVDLAVTAGEVLLVAGPSGSGKSTLLRCANGLVPHASGGRFRGEVVALGRSTRSHPPRKLADVVGFVHQDPEAHFVVDRVEGDIAFVLENLSMDPVAMRRRVEEVLDALAIAHLRDRSPGTLSGGEQQRVAIAGALAAGPSALVLDEPTSQLDPQGAEDVLAALARLNADLGTTVVIAEHRLERAAPLADRALLLAPAGDGHPGRAAARLGPVGGVLAGYAGAPAVTRLGRLLGWDPPPLTVRDARRLAASSAPLRALTAGSALGGAVGPAHRAPAPGAVLLAARGVRASLGGRQVLHGVDVDVHAGEVVALLGRNGSGKTTLLRTLAGLLRPDAGAVRCAGRAAYVPQDPNSLLLGPTVRADVAATPRLLKRPADSVDHWLDALGLTALAKRHPRQLSAGERQRVAVAAVAAGCPDVLLLDEPTRGMDAPSRAALERALAAVADSGAAAVLATHDVELAARCATRVVVLGDGDVVADGPSRSVLAGSLFAPQVLRVAAPFVTVEEVAAALRTLQR, translated from the coding sequence ATGAGCACGGCGCAACCGGCGATCGACTACCGCGGCGTCGGGTTCGCCTACCCAGGCGGCGAGCCGGTGCTGAGCGGCGTCGACCTGGCCGTGACCGCCGGCGAGGTGCTCCTGGTCGCCGGCCCGTCCGGTTCCGGCAAGAGCACCCTGCTGCGCTGCGCCAACGGGCTCGTGCCCCACGCCAGCGGGGGTCGCTTCCGCGGCGAGGTCGTGGCCCTCGGCCGGTCCACCCGGTCACATCCGCCCCGCAAGCTGGCCGACGTCGTCGGGTTCGTGCACCAGGACCCCGAGGCCCACTTCGTCGTCGATCGGGTGGAGGGCGACATCGCCTTCGTGCTCGAGAACCTGTCGATGGACCCCGTGGCGATGCGCCGGCGCGTCGAGGAGGTGCTCGACGCTCTCGCCATCGCCCACCTCCGGGACCGGTCGCCGGGCACGCTCTCCGGGGGTGAGCAACAGCGTGTGGCCATCGCCGGCGCCCTGGCCGCGGGCCCGTCGGCCCTCGTGCTCGACGAGCCGACCTCCCAGCTGGACCCGCAGGGGGCGGAGGACGTGCTGGCCGCGCTGGCCCGCCTCAATGCCGATCTGGGCACCACGGTGGTCATTGCCGAGCACCGGCTCGAGCGAGCCGCCCCGCTGGCGGACCGGGCTCTGCTCCTGGCACCGGCCGGCGACGGCCACCCCGGGCGTGCCGCCGCCCGTCTCGGTCCCGTGGGCGGCGTCCTGGCCGGGTACGCCGGGGCGCCCGCCGTCACGCGGCTCGGGCGGCTGCTGGGATGGGACCCGCCGCCCCTGACGGTGCGCGACGCACGGAGGCTCGCCGCGTCGTCGGCGCCGCTGCGTGCGCTCACGGCGGGAAGCGCCCTCGGCGGTGCGGTTGGGCCGGCACACCGGGCGCCGGCGCCCGGTGCGGTGCTGCTCGCCGCCCGGGGCGTCCGGGCGTCGCTCGGCGGGCGCCAGGTGCTGCACGGCGTCGACGTCGACGTGCACGCCGGCGAGGTCGTCGCCCTGCTCGGGCGCAACGGCTCGGGGAAGACCACGCTGCTGCGAACCCTGGCCGGTCTGCTCCGTCCCGATGCGGGCGCCGTCCGCTGCGCCGGCCGCGCCGCCTACGTGCCGCAGGACCCGAACTCGCTCCTCCTCGGCCCGACGGTCCGCGCCGATGTCGCCGCCACGCCCCGGCTGCTGAAGCGGCCCGCCGACTCGGTCGACCACTGGCTGGACGCCCTCGGTCTCACGGCACTCGCCAAGCGCCATCCCCGCCAGCTGTCGGCGGGGGAGCGCCAGCGGGTGGCCGTCGCCGCGGTGGCGGCCGGCTGCCCCGACGTCCTCCTCCTGGACGAGCCGACGCGCGGGATGGACGCCCCCTCCCGTGCCGCCCTCGAGCGGGCATTGGCGGCGGTGGCGGACTCGGGCGCGGCGGCCGTCCTGGCCACCCACGACGTCGAGCTGGCGGCCCGGTGCGCCACGCGCGTCGTTGTGCTCGGCGACGGTGACGTCGTGGCCGACGGACCGAGCCGTTCGGTGCTCGCCGGATCGTTGTTCGCGCCCCAGGTGCTGCGGGTGGCGGCCCCGTTCGTGACCGTCGAGGAGGTCGCCGCCGCCCTCCGGACCCTCCAGCGGTGA